Below is a window of Synergistaceae bacterium DNA.
GTGCAAAATATTTGATTCTGAATGTTGAAATCATCTTCAACGAGCCTAAAAAATGTGATGTTAGCCGCAATTACCATACCGACAAGCATTAAAATAATTGATGACCATTTTGTACGATTGTTAATAAACCTGATAAGCGGTATAGCAAATATCCAAGCACATATGCCGGTATTAAATATGCCGTAAGAAAGTATTGTCAGTATCAGCCCTAAAATTAGCCAGAAATATGGGTGATTCTTCTCAAATTCTTTCATAGCTGCCTCCAAAATTTTCTGAAATTAACATTATTGCAACACTATGCAAATTTTTAGCCTCAGTTAATAATCTCATAAATCACGCTCCAACACTCTCAATTTTTTATTTTAGTGATTATGTTATCATTAAGTAAAAATTGTATTAATTTCTTGAAGGAGTTTTTTATTTTATGGCAAATACGAAATTTCGTGTAATTTTTTCAATATTTCTTACGCTTTATTTTTGCTCGTTCTCTGAGGCTATTACTATTAACGCAATTAAGGAACGCGGCATTATTCGTGTTGGGACTGCCGGTGATTATTGCCCGATGTCCTTCTTAAATCCTGAAACCGGAAATTATGAGGGCTTCGATGTTGATTTAGCTCAAGATTTAGCAGCTTCTCTCGGAGTTAATGTCGAGTTCGTCCCTACCTCGTGGCCCACTTTAATGGCTGATACTTTAGCAGAAAAATTTGATCTCGCTATCTGCGGCATAACTATTACTGAGTCAAGGCTTGAGAAGGCTTTAATGTCTAACGGCTATCTTGACAACGGCAAAACAATTTTGATTCGAGCTGAAGATGTCGAGAAATATAAAACTCTTGCTGACATTAACCGTCCTGGAGTTGTTGTTATGGAAAATCCCGGCGGTACTAACGAAAAATTTGCACGCGCTAATCTCCCTAAAGCAAAAATTATAATTCACAATGTCAATGAAGAAATTCCCGCCCTCATTGCTGAAGGAAAAGCTGACGTTATGATAACAG
It encodes the following:
- a CDS encoding transporter substrate-binding domain-containing protein; the protein is MANTKFRVIFSIFLTLYFCSFSEAITINAIKERGIIRVGTAGDYCPMSFLNPETGNYEGFDVDLAQDLAASLGVNVEFVPTSWPTLMADTLAEKFDLAICGITITESRLEKALMSNGYLDNGKTILIRAEDVEKYKTLADINRPGVVVMENPGGTNEKFARANLPKAKIIIHNVNEEIPALIAEGKADVMITEMAEAGYYTKRDKRLAAPLITKPFSSGKIGVLMSKNSPELRDFVNSFLEMNTGRLDELRQKYIGTKY